The genomic stretch GGCATGGAGCAGACCCAAAAACAAGGAAGGGGGAACCCTGGGATAAAGCGGGCACCCCAACGCTGCCTTGGCACCAGGCAGAGGTGGGGGACAGCGCTGCCCTCATCACTCAATGAGTGCCATGTTGTAGTTACTCGCACCTCGGGTTGCTCTGAAGGTGGGCGGCAGTGAGGGCTGGGCTGAGCTCCCCACACTGAGCCCCCGCCCCACCTCCAGATTCACATCGCAGCCCCCCCTCACctgtcctccccagctctgccttcccgtTCTCTATGTGTCTCTGCAGCCACTGCACACAGGTTTCCTCCAGGTAATGTTTCCATCCCTCAGCATAATCACTTTCCTCCCACGTCCTCTTGGTAGGAACTGCCTCTGGAACCGCCGCAGTGAACGTCATTGTGTCTTTGTCGAAGGCAATGAAGTCTCTCCCATCATAGGCAACCTGATGATACCCCCGGGTGGTGCCGTCCTCGAGGATGTCACAGCCATACATCTGCTGCACCGTGTGAGaccctgaaacacagccaggCAGGGGTTGAGGGGCTCCTCCATCTCCAGGGGTCCCACTgtagtggggatggggttggggtccccccGGGTCGCAGCACCCCGAGCTCGGTGGGGCTGTGACGGGCAGCCCCGGGACGGTGCCGCCgggcaggaccagccctggggggtgcgggcggcactgcgccatggagccccatcccacagcacggagCCGCGGTGCCGGCCGTGCTCACCGCCGCTCTGGTTGTAGCGCCGCGCTGTAATGACCAGGTTCCCGCGGTCAGCCTGCTCATTGCTCTGTGCGATCCAGGTGTTCCTGTCCCAGTACTCGGgatccacagctccagctgccttcatcCACTCGGTGCGGGGCACGAACCTCCGCGTGATGCTGTCGTAGTGCACGAAGATTTCGCCGTCCACGTACCCCACAGACACGAACCagggcagcccggggccgggatCCGTCATCGCGGTGTGGATGTACCGCAGGGAATGGAGCTCTGCGGGGCCGGAGCGCAGCGGGGCCGTGAGCCGCGGGTGGGGGTCCCACGGGCACAGCCCCGGGATGGGGTTACGGGGACGGAGGGGACCCGGTCCGGCCGCActcaccgcccgccgccccgcacacggcgcacagcagcagccccagcatcccgcaCAGCCACATCGCCGCGCTCCGGCAACTGCCGCACCCCGCGCCGCTCCTTCAGCTTTTGGGACTTCCCGGACCCTCCCCGCACTCCCATTGGCTCCTCCGCCTCCGTTTCGCAACGGAGCAAGCTGAGCCCCAACAGCATCACTACAGTGGCCACAGCCACCATCAGCGTCACCTCCAGAGTCAGCCCAGGACCTGTGggggcacagccagcagtgacAGCCAGCAGGGACACCGCTGTCCCCATGTCACCCCCTGGACCCCAACTCACTCCAGTCCTCCAGGAGGGGCTCCTCCAGGCTGGCGTGCTGCACTGAACACGTGTAGATGTCCCCAGCCTTTGGGGCCACCGAAAGGGTGACCTGTGTCTGGTATCTCCAGTTCCCATTGGGGATGGCTGACATGGGTGAGTGGTCTCCGGGCCCCACGACATCCCCGTTGTGCAACCAGATGATGGTCACCTCGGGGGGGTAGAAGCCCCACACGTGGGCCTCCCcgcacccccccccctccttttcttATCCCCAGCGCTTGGACAGAGAGCAGGAGCCGCAGCCTGCGGAGCGGGGGAGCCGCGACCCAttgctccctgctgccctctCACGCATCCAGCGGTGctacagcagctccagcacggAGCGGTTCTGGGAGCCAAGAGGCGCCGCTGCCGATCCTCAACAGCCCCACCTGCTGCTGCGGATGAGAGGAACGCAGGCTGCTCGGCACAGCATCGCGCTCTCGCCAGCAAACAGCGCTGGAAGTCCGgcaaaagagaaactgataactgcaaggcagggctgcacccccccatcccccattcTTGGTGCCACATTTGGTCCAAAGTACCAGAAGAATtctgctccctcccacccccacgCTGTCATTAAGTTACTTGAAAGGATTCaagtcaaaaacaaaagcagacacaaaCCAAACTCAAGAGCTGGCAGAACTCCTGGATCCTTTAGAAAAGCATCACCCTGGGGTATCCAACCAAAAAGAAGAGCATTTATTGTGTTATTTTATATACTATAAGACTATGCAGTTCAACTGTCAATCATCTCATCAAGTTCAAGAAGGAGCTCATCCACATCCTTCCTTGGGTCCAAGCCAATTTCTGCTTCCAGGTTCCCTCCTGAGATTTCCCCCATGAACTTTTCCAAGTCATCTTCTACAGATAAGGGGGTCTTCCCAGCCCCagtggagctcagctgctgcgcTTTGGCCACCGATTgggaagaagctgaagctgaactCGAGTCCTCCGACTGCTCCACAGAGTCTGCTtggcttcccagctgcagttcCAGGCTTGTTAGAACAAGGAGGAGAACAATCAGCACACAACATCTCTTAACTGGAGGTACTTATTATTCCTGTGTTGGATTTGGGCATTCTTGAGCCCAACCCCCTGATCCTCCCCACACAGCAAAGAGTTTCTGGCTGACGGCAAGACAAAGTGCTTAAGCAAAAGAAGTTGTGCTCCTCACCTGCTGGGGGGTTTCTCTGTGCCAGGCTTGGTGAGCAGGCTGACCTccggcagggctggagcagcagcctggcaagaaggaagacaaagtcAAGGATTCCTCAGGAGATCCTTCCTCTGCAGCgcttctccttcagcactgctgagcctgAACCCAACACGGGGGGCCAAGGGGCTCCTGAAGGACGTCAACAACCAcgggaaggctgcagagcacctcAGCTCTTTGCAACAACGCAGCAGGAATGGACCAATCCCTTCACGCCACACAGGaatcccagggctgcagagcattgtgcacacactgccattcagccagcatcctgcacacagccactGCTTTGCAAGGAAACCTGCACAACCTTTCAGTTCTCCaccctttctgcagcacttgcatCTCAGGCTGAGCCTGACCAGGACAGCACTGACGCTTCCTCCCCTCCTtaccaaagctgcttttttagctGGAGGCTCCTCATCTTCAGTGCTACTCAGGGCTTTCTCCTGCTTGATTTCTTCCAAGCTTTTCATACGCACTTCTTCCAATGCCTTGATTGGACGCGCTGGCTCTTCCACTTTCACTTGGCCAGGCACAGATGGACGGACAATTCTCCGCTTCTTGCGCTCACCCTCAGCTCTCTtctcagccagcagctcttctccttttggcttctcttcttccagccctttgtgtttcctttcagccAGGGCTTCCGACAAGGTTTGCATGGGAACTGCAGGGGAAGGCCTCAGCCCGGAGCTGGGATCCTCCACCTTACAGCACCCTTCTGCCTGGGGGGCAGCTGGGCTTTCTCCTCGCTGATGAGCTCTCTCAAGACGGATCTCTTCCAGAGTTTTCACGTGGATCTCCCCTGCTGGCTTGGCACCCTTCTCTGtcagcagcaagaaaggagaagcgCAAGGATGTCATACCTGCTTATGATCTGGCTGAGCACTAGTACGGCCCTGTCTTTCCTTCAGAGACTTCACGCCTTGAaccacagagcagaacaaagcagggatgctgcagcaatgccagctctgtgctcccgtTTCCAAACGGGGCATGAAAAAGAAGTTCAGATCCCAGGGATGAAGAGCTCAGCAAGCACGCAAAGAGAACgctgccaggaaagaagaagcagaaagcctAGAGAATctgtgcagcaaacacagaCGACCATttacctctccttgctgctctgccaacCTTGATCCTCTTCCCCAGCCTTTCTGCAAGGCTGCGCTTCAGCGGAAGGCCGCTGACATCCgctacagagagaaaacaacaacattcctCAGCTCATTTCTTGGGAGAAAGGTTTCTACAACAGTCAACCACAAACTTGGTTTCTTCCAAGGGGATGTTCTCAGATTCACCTTTCAGCTGCTACACTTGTGTGCCACTTGGAGTCATCACAGACCCACCACAcgctttcctccctcctccttcagcactgccctcccattGACGTGCAGGCAGCCAAACAACAGCTCACAAGCAGCCCTTACCTACAGAGGATTTCCGTTTTCCAGGTTTCTCAGAAAGATTCAAATGAACCACAAGCTCCTGCcctaaaacaaaggaaaagaaagggctTCTATGACAGAAACCAACATGTCCCAAGTACCTTGACTGTTATTGATCCATCCCACTTAGGAGCcaccaaatgcaaacaaaggtaCTCAGCATTACCCGGCTTTGCAGACAGCGTCACAGTTCTGACCACTGTCCGCACCTTCTCCTCTGGCACAGGAACAGTCCGAGATTGGAGCGGATGAGCAGGAACTCCTGAAGGCCCTTCTGATCCAAGGGAACAAACAGACAGTGTTTAcaaccaggaaaagaaaagccactgccaacaacaaaaaccaacctgaCAGAACCGTCACAAAGACCAAAGCGCATTTGTTACTCATCGCTGTCCATGACGCAACAACCACTGCACGTCCATAAGAGAGGTGACCAATTGGCCTCCAAGTTGCTCTTGCAGTTCCCATCTAGAAGAGCAGCTGTCTGGATCTCAAACACCACGTTGCATGCTGAAGTAGCTCGATACCCCCAGCTAAAAATCCAAGTCTATCTCTCATGTAGCTCCCAGCCACCAgcaactgctgctccaaaaccAGCAGTGCAAGATCAAGGTTCCCTTCTGTGAACGGCTCTATTCCCCAACACGGTGCCAGCTATCTGGCTATGATCAGAAGGATCACAAAGTAGGGCACATGAACTCACCgcttggttgttttcttttgtcctttagtttcttctttttgattCCTTCAGGTGTTTTGATTTCAGCATTCAAAGTGTCATCTGggaacacagagcagtgaatGAGACTGAGGGACAGAGGCACACGCTGAggaccacagctctgcaaactgCCTCCTGCTCAGAAGCAGCCATAAGAAACCCTGTCAGCAACCCTAcgttctgttgtgtttgtgcaATGAATTGCTTTGGAGTGAATTGGCAAGTTCTTCTGATTCATCCTGGAATACCTTGTTTGGTATCAGCATTCGATTTCCCAGGGGAAATGATCTGCAAtccatcctgcttttcttcagctggttgctggacagctggttttgtttcttctcccttctcagcaAGCTGGtctggagagggaaagaaacaatcaGCCTCTTCAGTTACACAGTAGGAATTCAATCAGATTTCCCACCTGTATGGAGCTCATACAATGACACTTCAGCCCACAGTTCATATTCTTAAGGACAAACCTAAATGATTACAGCTGGGTTCCTTATTTCAACAGCCGTACTTACCTGGTAAACCCACAGAAGCAGTCTAAGATTCCAACCATAAGATCAAAAGCCAGAATCAagatccaaagcagcagcaaccacactcaccatcagcatcaccatctgcagcattgattccagctgcaggatgtgtaGGGCTTGGGACATCCTTGGAGTTGTCCCCTTCCATCACTGCCCTCAACTGTGGAGAGGGATTGGACTGCACGGAaagcttgctctgctgcagtgttggcTGAGCTGCCTTCAGATCGTCGCCTGCAGACTCTGCTGGACTTGGCAGTGGAgctacaggaaggaaaggatcaTCAGCAATGGAAAACTTGGATCCTAAGTGAACTCTCAGAAGCACCCAAAGTTCAGCTGGGCACCCATCTATCAGCTCACCATGAACGTTCCCTGGCACTCTTGACCACACTACACCCACCTGTGAGCAATAGAGTTCATCTTTCGTCCCTAACCAAGACCAACTCACTTTGGCTGGGTGGTAAGAAAAGCCCATTGAGGTGCCGTCCCTTGGTGTGATGAAAGGCACAGTTGGATTTCTGGCAGCCTCCTGGCTGGTTCTCCCAGTAGCAGGGAATCTCACTGCGTTTTTTCTGAGGacggaaaggaagaaaagctgctggtcATGCGGACCTCAGATTTGCAAAGGGAGACTGAGCTGCAGATGATGCCAGTGAGCAGACTGCCACAAAGCAGCACTCCAACACCACTCTGAAGCGTGCGCAGGCTGGGAGCACCGGGCTCACTCAGCTTTCCTAGCATGCTGTGGGTGAGGACACCAGTTGAGAAGGGCTTCAACTAACACACCTTGCAGAATGCCTGTCTGATGCATGTGCTTCTTTAGCAGCTGTGGACAGAACACTGTTGGGATCTACTACAGGAATGTCCTGCTCTGATTTACCAATGCCATTCagctctcttccctctgcttcctcccagccccctcTTCACAATAGGAACCATCCTCATCTCAAAGCAAATGAAGCTAATCTGCACAAGCCCATTCAGCCCAGCTAAAGCAATGAGAAGTGGGTTTGGTGATGAACTCTGAGCAGCCAACACTCACCTGGATCTTCATGTGCCTGAACCTGCAGACCTTCCTGAAGCAGCGGCCCTCCTTCCACAGCGTGCAGATGGTTTCATTGCCCAAAGCAGCTTCACAGTGCCGGAAGCGACACTTGTCTCCCTGGAACCCAATggaaacacagagaggaaaatgcaataGTACAACCTGAGAACTGGCCGTGCTTTGAGCTCATTTGTAGCCAGTTGCCCTATTGCGCAATGCAATGAGTTATTCAGTTTGCCCAAGATCAGTGATGCTTCTACCTATTGCACCCCGTCCTctgaactgaagaactgaaagaaaggaaggaaacaacCCAAGCAGACCTTGTTACAAGTGGAATAGAAGTAGAAATAGCAATCCTCTCCTTTCTTCGACATGCTGGACGAGCTCccagaagcagttctgctctcggggatctctgtgcagctcttcctctgctctctcaaAGAGCTGGCTCGTGCTTCCTTGCACTGAGCGTCTTCTACTGCCTTGATCAGCGAAATCTTctgttgaaaaggaaccctgagcaaaacagcaacaagcagaaaagaatgaggaatgcCCACCCATCTTCCCAGCTTTCTCCTGTTCGTTCCATCAGTCTCTCAGAGCAGTTGTTTCCAAACATTGCCCTCCTCAACACTGGTCAAACTAGAGGAACATCAGCCTGACTCAGCACGGAGCCCCTGGGGGTGCACGGCTGCAAGGCCTCCAATGGAGCCCCTCCAACTGGATGGCAaagtttccttccctcctccaatcCCGATAGAAATGCTGCCTTGTTACCTTTAGTTCCTTCCCATCAGATTCCTCTCGGGCACATTCCTATGCTCCTAACaacctcagtgctgcccagcacagacgCCGGGCTCCAACACGGCTCTGGACTCTGCACCGTGGAACACccacccagctcagcacttctgttctgctcacaaTGGGAAGGGTTCTGGAATCGGGAGCATCAAGTGCACTAGAAATACCTCACGTCCCTCCGTTCCTTACGAGCCCTTCCCTTTGGAAACAAGAGAACCCCAGACACATCTGTTAGCACAGCAGCCCAAATGCTAACCAGAAACCAAGCACGGAGCCCTGAGAGCTACAGCCCTTGGCACCTGGCAGTGCCATGAAGGGTTGGAAAGGCAGCGCCCCATTGTGCTGAGGGCCAAGAGCCGGTTCAGACAACAGAAGCATTTGTCCACATTTCTGACATGAAGGCTGTCGCCTCCCGATCCGGCCACAAGTCAAGGCTGCCGAGTGCAATACCGTGCCTCCGCACATGGGGAACAGacgggactcacacacagtgtgtaACGCTGAAAGGGGGGGAGAAATGAACCAGAAGAGGGCTGGAGTGCAGCTGAACAATCGTATTTATTTGGGTGTGGGGTACAATGTGGGGGGTTATGGAGCCACatgtggcacagcagggacacgAGAGCATGGGGAAGGGTGGGAGGGGGGATGTCAAGAGGGCAAGTTTGTGGGTGAGGAttggaaaggcagcaggatgggagGGGAAATGCTGCAGGACATCCAGTTGATTGGGGATAagcagggagagctgggaagagcaTCCAGGAGAACACATTCCAGCACTCAAGGATGGCATTGGGAAAACCAAAGCACAACCAGGATGGGGAGCAGACAGCCATCAGCATGGGGTCACAGAGAGGAGATGATGAGGAATGGGGGGGGGTCACATgggggcagagagcagcaggagaaggggaaaaagagagagcagTGGGTCCTCAGTACACTGAGCAGCCAAACCAGGCAAAGgtccccacagccaccccatccccaagcacagcacagagcagaatgcaggcaggctgagcagtgaACAACCCAACACTTTACTTCTCAGGatgcagcacaggcaaagcaTTACAGCataggaagcagagggagatgtGAGAGGTTGATTGGACGGGGCTGTGTCCATCACCGATCCCAAATGCTCATGTGGCCAGTTGGCCCCTTGtaggctgaagcacagcactcagatggTGGGGTTGCTCCCTGTGCGGAAGAGAAGAGATGGTGTCCTATATGGCCGTGTTCACATCCCAACCCTCTGCTCCCCACAGaggcccagcccagccctggtgcagcaACACAAGGAGCACAGGGACCCCTCccaacccccagccccacacacctGTGCTTGAGTTGCTGGATGCACCATCCTGGCCTGTAAGAGAAGAAGAGCCAtgagccccagccctgtgctcactgtggggcatggagcagccccaAGAACCAGGAAGGGGAACCCTGGGAGAAAGTGGGGACCCCAACGCTGCCCTGGCACCAGGCAGAGGTGGGGGACAGCGCTGCCATCATCACTTACTGGGCGCCACGTAGtagcctttctccttcttccctgcagacagagagatgcatcagcacaggttcacatcacagccaggctgggggcTCCTGAGGGAGCCACAAATCCCCCCAAAGCCCCCACCACGTCTCCACTTTTACCTGCATGGTGTCTGTAGATGATGAATCCAACACCAGCCATGATGGCTATAACCACAATGGCGATGACCCCCACCCCAATGGGCACCACGTTGGACTGTGGCCActctgggggaaggcagggccgTCAGCAGGGGAAGcggcagcccgcagccccccagccccacatcccctcacTCACCCCACGAGTAGAGGCcgggctggggcaggctggcGTGCTCCACGCGGCACTGGTACTTGTCCCCGTCCCCCGGCAGCGCCTCGATGGTGACCCAGGTGTGGTAGGTGCCGTCGCTGTTGGGCACGATGCCCCCCGAGTGGGTGTCCTGGCCCAGCACCGCGCCGTCCTTCACCCAGCTGACGGCGATGGGCCGCGGGTAGAAGCCGTGAGCGCGGCAGGACAAGGTCAGGATCCCGTcggcctccttcccccacactcGCACCTCGGGTTGCTCTGAAGGTGGGCGGCAGTGAGGGCCGGGCTGAGCTCCCCACGCTGAGCCCCAGCCCCATCTCCAGCGTCACAGCACAGCCCGCCCCTCACctgtcctccccagctctgccttcccgtGCTCGACGTATCTCCGCAGCCACTGCACACAGGTTTCCTCCAGGTAATGCTTCCATCTCTCAGCATCACCACCTTCCTCCCACTCGCTCTTGGTAGGAACTGCCTCTGGAACCGCTGCAGTGAACGTCATCGTGTCTTTGTCAAAGGCAATGAAGTCTCTCCCATCATAGGCATACTGATAATACCCCCGGGTGGTGCCGTCCTCGAGGATGTCACAG from Excalfactoria chinensis isolate bCotChi1 unplaced genomic scaffold, bCotChi1.hap2 Scaffold_994, whole genome shotgun sequence encodes the following:
- the LOC140265479 gene encoding class I histocompatibility antigen, F10 alpha chain-like; protein product: MRYFDNAMTDPGPGLPWFVSVGYVDGEIFVHYDSTARRFVPRTEWMAANMDQQYWDGQTERGQRNEQNDRDNLVNVARRYNQSGGSHTVQWMLGCDILEDGTTRGYYQYAYDGRDFIAFDKDTMTFTAAVPEAVPTKSEWEEGGDAERWKHYLEETCVQWLRRYVEHGKAELGRTEQPEVRVWGKEADGILTLSCRAHGFYPRPIAVSWVKDGAVLGQDTHSGGIVPNSDGTYHTWVTIEALPGDGDKYQCRVEHASLPQPGLYSWEWPQSNVVPIGVGVIAIVVIAIMAGVGFIIYRHHAGKKEKGYYVAPSQDGASSNSSTGSNPTI
- the LOC140265480 gene encoding class I histocompatibility antigen, F10 alpha chain-like; the encoded protein is MWLCGMLGLLLCAVCGAAGELHSLRYIHTAMTDPGPGLPWFVSVGYVDGEIFVHYDSITRRFVPRTEWMKAAGAVDPEYWDRNTWIAQSNEQADRGNLVITARRYNQSGGSHTVQQMYGCDILEDGTTRGYHQVAYDGRDFIAFDKDTMTFTAAVPEAVPTKRTWEESDYAEGWKHYLEETCVQWLQRHIENGKAELGRTEQPEVRWVLPLEIVIVVTVIISGTTTPDDPPLLKIND
- the LOC140265481 gene encoding zinc finger CCCH domain-containing protein 11A-like, with product MSKKGEDCYFYFYSTCNKGDKCRFRHCEAALGNETICTLWKEGRCFRKVCRFRHMKIQKKRSEIPCYWENQPGGCQKSNCAFHHTKGRHLNGLFLPPSQTPLPSPAESAGDDLKAAQPTLQQSKLSVQSNPSPQLRAVMEGDNSKDVPSPTHPAAGINAADGDADGEYQLAEKGEETKPAVQQPAEEKQDGLQIISPGKSNADTKQDDTLNAEIKTPEGIKKKKLKDKRKQPSEGPSGVPAHPLQSRTVPVPEEKVRTVVRTVTLSAKPGQELVVHLNLSEKPGKRKSSVADVSGLPLKRSLAERLGKRIKVGRAARREKGAKPAGEIHVKTLEEIRLERAHQRGESPAAPQAEGCCKVEDPSSGLRPSPAVPMQTLSEALAERKHKGLEEEKPKGEELLAEKRAEGERKKRRIVRPSVPGQVKVEEPARPIKALEEVRMKSLEEIKQEKALSSTEDEEPPAKKAALAAAPALPEVSLLTKPGTEKPPSSLELQLGSQADSVEQSEDSSSASASSQSVAKAQQLSSTGAGKTPLSVEDDLEKFMGEISGGNLEAEIGLDPRKDVDELLLELDEMIDS